One genomic segment of uncultured Desulfobacter sp. includes these proteins:
- a CDS encoding 30S ribosomal protein S1, with protein MNNIAEENENQNMNQELETQNEVKESEIELTGEETMEELLDIYDSSLSKFEEGQVVTGTVISVGRETVLVDVGYKSEGQISIHEFIGEDGNVSVNVGDEFEVMIEVWDEEEETVLLSRDKAKKVKVWDAIKDIYDEDGTIEGVITSRVKGGFSVDIGLQAFLPGSQADLRPIRNMDEMVGQTYTFKILKYNKKRNNIVLSRRVLLETEREKMRSATLAAIENDKVMEGIVKNITEYGVFVDLGGVDGLLHITDISWGRVKHPSELFSVGDHIKVKILSFDFEKERVSLGMKQLTPDPWTTAAEKYPTGSKIEGRVVSLTDYGAFIELEEGVEGLIHVSEMSWTRKIRHPSQMVAVGEQVEAVVLDLKPENRRISLGIKQTVENPWEVISQKYPVGTIIEGKIKNITEFGLFIGIDDDIDGLVHISDISWTKRIKHPSEIYKKNDTIQAVVLDIDKANERFSLGIKQTQVDPWETVAERYDVGKEISGVITNLTDFGVFVELEEGIEGLVHVSEISKENIKSPKEHYQIGETITAKVMNINSDERRIGLSIKRLDEDDDDRYLEEIVKSSKPAASAFGEMLRNNIQEKLEAEKKEN; from the coding sequence ATGAACAACATTGCTGAAGAAAACGAAAACCAAAACATGAATCAAGAATTAGAGACCCAAAATGAGGTAAAAGAGTCCGAAATCGAACTCACCGGAGAAGAGACCATGGAAGAACTGCTGGATATTTATGATTCCAGCCTTAGTAAATTTGAAGAGGGACAGGTTGTCACCGGAACAGTGATCTCCGTCGGCAGGGAAACGGTCCTTGTGGATGTGGGATACAAATCTGAGGGGCAGATCTCAATTCATGAATTCATTGGTGAGGACGGCAATGTCAGCGTCAACGTCGGCGACGAGTTTGAGGTAATGATTGAAGTCTGGGATGAAGAGGAAGAGACTGTTCTTCTGTCCCGTGACAAAGCCAAAAAGGTTAAAGTATGGGATGCCATCAAGGATATCTACGACGAAGACGGTACTATTGAAGGTGTCATCACCAGTCGGGTTAAAGGCGGTTTTTCCGTTGATATCGGACTGCAGGCCTTTTTACCGGGCTCCCAGGCTGATCTGCGACCCATCCGCAACATGGATGAAATGGTTGGTCAGACTTACACCTTTAAGATTCTCAAGTACAACAAGAAAAGAAATAATATTGTTCTGTCACGCCGGGTGCTGCTTGAAACCGAAAGAGAGAAAATGCGCAGTGCCACCCTGGCTGCCATTGAAAATGACAAAGTCATGGAAGGTATTGTCAAAAATATTACCGAATACGGTGTCTTTGTTGATCTCGGTGGTGTTGACGGACTTCTTCATATTACCGATATTTCCTGGGGACGGGTTAAACATCCCTCTGAACTGTTCTCCGTTGGCGATCATATCAAGGTAAAAATCCTCTCCTTTGATTTTGAGAAGGAACGGGTATCCCTGGGTATGAAACAGCTGACACCAGATCCCTGGACAACGGCTGCTGAGAAATATCCCACAGGTTCCAAGATTGAAGGCCGGGTTGTCAGCCTGACCGATTACGGGGCATTCATTGAGCTCGAAGAGGGTGTTGAAGGCCTTATCCACGTTTCTGAAATGTCCTGGACCCGCAAAATCCGTCATCCGTCTCAGATGGTTGCCGTTGGCGAACAGGTTGAGGCTGTTGTTCTGGATCTCAAACCTGAAAACCGCAGGATTTCTCTTGGCATCAAACAGACCGTCGAGAATCCCTGGGAAGTCATTTCCCAGAAATATCCCGTGGGCACCATCATTGAAGGAAAAATCAAGAACATTACCGAATTTGGTCTTTTTATCGGTATTGATGACGACATTGACGGTCTGGTTCACATCTCTGATATTTCCTGGACCAAACGGATCAAGCATCCTTCTGAAATTTATAAGAAAAATGATACCATCCAGGCCGTTGTACTCGATATTGACAAGGCCAATGAGAGATTCTCTTTAGGTATCAAACAGACCCAGGTGGATCCTTGGGAAACAGTTGCCGAACGCTATGACGTGGGTAAGGAAATTTCCGGTGTCATCACCAATCTCACCGATTTCGGCGTATTTGTAGAGCTTGAAGAAGGCATTGAAGGGCTGGTTCATGTATCTGAAATCAGCAAGGAAAATATCAAAAGCCCCAAAGAGCATTATCAAATCGGTGAAACAATTACTGCCAAGGTAATGAATATTAATTCCGATGAAAGACGGATCGGCCTGTCCATCAAGCGTCTGGACGAAGATGATGATGATAGATATCTTGAAGAAATTGTAAAAAGTTCCAAACCTGCTGCATCCGCATTTGGAGAAATGTTAAGAAACAACATCCAGGAAAAATTGGAAGCGGAGAAAAAAGAAAACTAG